The Streptomyces sp. NL15-2K genome contains a region encoding:
- the pdhA gene encoding pyruvate dehydrogenase (acetyl-transferring) E1 component subunit alpha, with translation MTVESTAARTPRRSAGTTGAKSTAGKRTTAKKASATAKKSPTGEPELVQLLTPEGKRVKSAEYDRYVAGITPEELRGLYRDMVLTRRFDAEATSLQRQGELGLWASLLGQEAAQIGSGRATREDDYVFPTYREHGVAWCRGVDPSNLLGMFRGVNNGGWDPNSNNFQLYTIVIGSQTLHATGYAMGVAKDGADSAVIAYFGDGASSQGDVAESFTFSAVYNAPVVFFCQNNQWAISEPTEKQTRVPLYQRAQGYGFPGVRVDGNDVLACLAVTKWALERARSGEGPTLVEAYTYRMGAHTTSDDPTRYRHDDERAAWEAKDPILRLRRYLEASNHTDEGFFAELEAESEALGRRVREAVRAMPDPDHFAIFENVYADGHALVDEERAQFAAYQASFADTEGGN, from the coding sequence GTGACCGTGGAGAGCACTGCCGCGCGCACACCGCGACGCAGCGCAGGTACGACCGGTGCGAAGAGCACGGCCGGCAAGCGTACGACCGCCAAGAAGGCATCGGCGACCGCAAAGAAATCGCCAACCGGCGAGCCCGAGCTCGTCCAGCTGCTGACGCCCGAGGGCAAGCGCGTCAAGAGCGCCGAGTACGACCGGTACGTCGCCGGCATCACCCCCGAAGAGCTCCGCGGCCTGTACCGCGACATGGTGCTCACCCGCCGCTTCGACGCCGAAGCGACATCTCTGCAGCGCCAGGGCGAACTCGGTCTGTGGGCCTCGCTGCTCGGCCAGGAGGCCGCCCAGATCGGCTCCGGCCGGGCCACCCGCGAGGACGACTACGTCTTCCCCACCTACCGCGAGCACGGCGTCGCCTGGTGCCGCGGCGTCGACCCGTCCAACCTGCTCGGCATGTTCCGCGGCGTGAACAACGGCGGCTGGGACCCGAACAGCAACAACTTCCAGCTCTACACGATCGTCATCGGCTCCCAGACGCTGCACGCCACGGGCTACGCGATGGGCGTGGCCAAGGACGGCGCGGACTCGGCGGTCATCGCCTACTTCGGCGACGGCGCCTCCAGCCAGGGAGACGTCGCCGAATCGTTCACCTTCTCCGCGGTCTACAACGCCCCCGTGGTGTTCTTCTGCCAGAACAACCAGTGGGCGATCTCCGAGCCCACCGAGAAGCAGACCCGCGTCCCGCTCTACCAGCGCGCGCAGGGCTACGGCTTCCCGGGCGTCCGCGTCGACGGCAACGACGTGCTGGCCTGCCTCGCGGTGACCAAGTGGGCGCTGGAGCGCGCCCGCAGCGGCGAGGGCCCGACGCTGGTCGAGGCGTACACGTACCGCATGGGCGCCCACACCACCTCCGACGACCCCACCCGCTACCGGCACGACGACGAGCGGGCCGCCTGGGAGGCGAAGGATCCGATCCTGCGCCTTCGCCGGTACCTCGAGGCCTCAAACCACACGGACGAGGGATTCTTCGCGGAACTGGAGGCCGAGAGCGAGGCGTTGGGCAGGCGAGTGCGCGAAGCGGTCCGCGCCATGCCGGACCCGGACCACTTCGCGATCTTCGAGAACGTGTACGCGGACGGGCACGCGCTGGTCGACGAGGAGCGAGCACAGTTCGCCGCCTACCAGGCGTCGTTCGCGGACACAGAGGGGGGTAACTGA
- a CDS encoding alpha-ketoacid dehydrogenase subunit beta, with translation MAETMTTKNLALAKAINESLRHALEADPKVLIMGEDVGKLGGVFRVTDGLQKDFGDSRVIDTPLAESGIVGTAIGLALRGYRPVVEIQFDGFVFPAYDQIVTQLAKMHARSLGKVKLPVVVRIPYGGGIGAVEHHSESPEALFAHVAGLKIVSPSNASDAYWMMQQAIQSDDPVIFFEPKRRYWDKAEVNTEAIPGPLHKARVVREGADLTLAAYGPMVKLCQEVADAAAEEGKSLEVLDLRSVSPLDFDSIQASVEKTRRLVVVHEAPVFFGSGAEIAARITERCFYHLEAPVLRVGGYHAPYPPARLEEEYLPGLDRVLDAVDRALAY, from the coding sequence ATGGCCGAGACGATGACAACGAAAAACCTGGCTCTCGCGAAGGCGATCAACGAGTCCCTGCGCCACGCCCTGGAGGCCGACCCCAAGGTCCTCATCATGGGCGAGGACGTGGGCAAGCTCGGCGGCGTCTTCCGCGTGACGGACGGCCTGCAGAAGGACTTCGGCGACAGCCGGGTCATCGACACGCCGCTGGCGGAGTCCGGCATCGTCGGCACGGCCATCGGTCTGGCGCTGCGCGGCTACCGCCCGGTCGTGGAGATCCAGTTCGACGGCTTCGTCTTCCCGGCCTACGACCAGATCGTCACGCAGCTGGCGAAGATGCACGCGCGTTCGCTGGGCAAGGTCAAGCTCCCGGTCGTCGTCCGGATCCCGTACGGCGGTGGCATCGGCGCGGTCGAGCACCACTCGGAGTCTCCCGAGGCACTGTTCGCGCACGTGGCGGGGCTGAAGATCGTCAGCCCCTCCAACGCCTCGGACGCGTACTGGATGATGCAGCAGGCCATCCAGAGCGACGACCCGGTGATCTTCTTCGAGCCCAAGCGTCGGTACTGGGACAAGGCCGAGGTCAACACCGAGGCGATTCCCGGCCCTCTGCACAAGGCACGCGTGGTCCGCGAGGGCGCCGACCTCACCCTCGCCGCCTACGGCCCGATGGTGAAGCTCTGCCAGGAGGTCGCCGACGCGGCCGCCGAGGAGGGCAAGTCCCTGGAGGTCCTGGACCTGCGCTCGGTGTCCCCGCTGGACTTCGACTCGATCCAGGCCTCGGTGGAGAAGACCCGCCGGCTGGTGGTGGTCCACGAGGCCCCGGTGTTCTTCGGCTCGGGCGCGGAGATCGCCGCCCGGATCACCGAGCGCTGCTTCTACCACCTGGAGGCCCCGGTGCTCAGGGTCGGCGGCTACCACGCCCCGTACCCGCCGGCGCGCCTGGAGGAGGAGTACCTGCCGGGCCTGGACCGGGTGCTCGACGCCGTCGACCGTGCCCTGGCGTACTGA
- a CDS encoding dihydrolipoamide acetyltransferase family protein, whose product MTTMTEASVREFKMPDVGEGLTEAEILKWYVQPGDTVTDGQVVCEVETAKAAVELPIPYDGVVRELHFAEGTTVDVGTSIIAVDVAGGAPAETPAESPVAKKETPGQALKEEPKPAGSGRQPVLVGYGVATSSTKRRPRKGPEIPAKGEEIPVQEASKALQTELNGHGSAPAVKPRPLAKPPVRKLAKDLGVDLATVTPSGPDGIITREDVHAAVATPPAPEPVTQAPVTAPAPAHAPAPAASYDAARETRIPVRGVRKATAAAMVGSAFTAPHVTEFVTVDVTRTMKLVEELKQDKEFTGLRVNPLLLIAKALLVAIKRNPDINASWDEANQEIVVKHYVNLGIAAATPRGLIVPNIKDAQAKTLPQLAQALGELIATAREGKTSPAAMQGGTVTITNVGVFGVDTGTPILPPGESAILAVGAIKLQPWVHKGKVKPRQVTTLALSFDHRLVDGELGSKVLADVAAILEQPKRLITWS is encoded by the coding sequence GTGACGACGATGACGGAAGCGTCCGTACGCGAGTTCAAGATGCCGGACGTGGGTGAGGGGCTCACCGAGGCGGAGATCCTCAAGTGGTACGTCCAGCCCGGCGACACGGTCACCGACGGCCAGGTGGTGTGCGAGGTCGAGACGGCCAAGGCCGCCGTCGAACTCCCCATCCCGTACGACGGTGTGGTCCGCGAGCTGCACTTCGCCGAGGGCACCACGGTGGACGTGGGCACGTCGATCATCGCGGTGGACGTGGCGGGCGGGGCTCCGGCCGAGACACCCGCGGAGAGCCCTGTCGCGAAGAAGGAGACCCCCGGGCAGGCTCTCAAGGAGGAGCCGAAGCCGGCGGGCTCCGGCCGCCAGCCGGTCCTCGTCGGCTACGGCGTGGCGACCTCCTCCACCAAGCGCCGCCCCCGCAAGGGCCCGGAGATCCCGGCCAAGGGCGAGGAGATCCCGGTCCAGGAGGCGTCGAAGGCGCTCCAGACGGAACTGAACGGCCATGGTTCCGCCCCGGCCGTGAAGCCGCGCCCCCTCGCCAAGCCCCCGGTGCGCAAGCTGGCGAAGGACCTCGGCGTGGACCTGGCGACGGTCACCCCGTCGGGCCCGGACGGCATCATCACGCGCGAGGACGTGCACGCGGCGGTGGCGACGCCTCCGGCGCCCGAGCCGGTGACGCAGGCTCCGGTGACGGCACCCGCCCCCGCCCACGCCCCTGCCCCTGCCGCATCGTACGACGCGGCCCGGGAGACCCGTATCCCGGTCAGGGGCGTCCGCAAGGCGACGGCGGCGGCGATGGTCGGCTCGGCGTTCACGGCGCCGCACGTCACGGAGTTCGTGACGGTCGACGTGACCCGCACGATGAAGCTGGTCGAGGAGCTCAAGCAGGACAAGGAGTTCACGGGCCTGCGCGTGAATCCCCTCCTGCTCATCGCCAAGGCCCTGCTGGTCGCGATCAAGCGCAACCCGGACATCAACGCGTCCTGGGACGAGGCGAACCAGGAGATCGTGGTCAAGCACTACGTGAACCTGGGCATCGCGGCGGCGACCCCGCGCGGTCTGATCGTCCCCAACATCAAGGACGCGCAGGCCAAGACCCTCCCGCAACTGGCTCAGGCACTGGGCGAGTTGATCGCGACGGCACGCGAGGGCAAGACCTCCCCCGCCGCCATGCAGGGTGGCACGGTGACGATCACCAACGTCGGCGTCTTCGGCGTCGACACCGGCACGCCGATCCTCCCGCCCGGCGAGTCCGCGATCCTCGCGGTCGGCGCGATCAAGCTCCAGCCGTGGGTCCACAAGGGCAAGGTGAAGCCGCGCCAAGTGACGACCCTGGCGTTGTCCTTCGACCACCGATTGGTGGACGGGGAGTTGGGCTCCAAGGTGCTGGCGGATGTGGCCGCGATCCTGGAGCAGCCGAAGAGGCTGATCACCTGGTCGTGA
- a CDS encoding phosphotransferase, whose amino-acid sequence MHGDFGPHNTLFEPRTFQVTAVVDWEFAHLGDPVEDLAWCEWIVRMHHPEHADALGHFFGAYGGTVPTWSARHASMLAKCASYREFCQRWDPSGPGVRQWEERTEITRAWQAQP is encoded by the coding sequence GTGCATGGTGACTTCGGACCGCACAACACCCTGTTCGAGCCCCGGACCTTCCAGGTCACCGCCGTGGTCGACTGGGAGTTCGCCCACCTCGGCGACCCGGTGGAGGATCTGGCCTGGTGCGAATGGATCGTACGGATGCACCACCCGGAGCATGCGGACGCCCTCGGTCACTTCTTCGGAGCGTACGGCGGGACAGTGCCGACCTGGTCGGCCCGTCACGCCTCCATGCTGGCCAAGTGCGCCTCCTACAGGGAGTTCTGTCAGCGCTGGGACCCGAGCGGTCCTGGAGTCCGGCAGTGGGAGGAACGCACCGAGATCACACGCGCCTGGCAGGCGCAGCCCTGA
- the dacB gene encoding D-alanyl-D-alanine carboxypeptidase/D-alanyl-D-alanine-endopeptidase, with translation MSEVTTEATERTFVPGGRRRHRKHKESGIGGRRALVLAVTVPVASAALAGPSAFAADNNTAATATDQPDSLDASDQQMAANLDTRVLDKRLGSDVSGVVIDAETNRTVWGHNASTALMPASNLKLATSTAALTVLGPDHRFTTKVVYGNGTLTLVGGGDRTLTSDDLAEMAKTAVAGLKSAGLSAVKVAVDDSLFPEPTLANGWNSGYYPTDVAPVRALVVDGHGVMDTSVDAGQVFAKQLAADGITVDGDVTHATASRNDVPVAQHQSGKLSDIVHTMLKTSDSNIAETLLRMTALGAGRPATFEGGTEVVRDVLSRQYGVSLDGVEMYDGSGMSRADRMPAATLAQILDLLTDPRYEGTLGSIRDGLPVSGEAGGTLGPELGRFDDANSKCAVGKVHAKTGTLTGAIALSGLTQGKDGKWKVFSFVENGSTANTNDIRDAMDGLAATVNGCWA, from the coding sequence ATGAGTGAAGTAACGACGGAAGCGACCGAGCGCACTTTCGTCCCTGGCGGACGGCGCCGCCACCGCAAGCACAAGGAGTCCGGCATAGGCGGCCGGCGAGCCCTCGTGCTCGCCGTGACCGTGCCCGTCGCCTCGGCGGCTCTCGCCGGTCCCTCGGCCTTCGCCGCCGACAACAACACCGCCGCGACAGCCACGGACCAGCCCGACAGCCTCGACGCGAGCGACCAGCAGATGGCCGCCAACCTCGACACCCGCGTCCTCGACAAGCGGCTGGGCAGTGATGTCAGCGGTGTGGTGATCGACGCGGAGACGAACCGCACCGTCTGGGGCCACAACGCCTCCACCGCGCTGATGCCGGCCTCCAATCTCAAGCTCGCCACCTCCACCGCCGCCCTGACGGTGCTCGGCCCCGACCACCGGTTCACCACGAAGGTCGTCTACGGCAACGGCACCCTCACCCTCGTCGGCGGCGGCGACCGCACGCTGACCAGCGACGACCTCGCCGAGATGGCGAAGACCGCGGTCGCCGGGCTGAAGTCCGCGGGCCTGAGCGCCGTGAAGGTCGCCGTGGACGACAGCCTCTTCCCCGAGCCGACCCTGGCCAACGGCTGGAACAGCGGCTACTACCCCACCGACGTCGCCCCCGTGCGCGCTCTCGTCGTCGACGGACACGGCGTCATGGACACCTCCGTCGACGCCGGGCAGGTCTTCGCCAAGCAGCTCGCCGCGGACGGCATCACCGTCGACGGCGACGTCACCCACGCCACGGCGAGCCGCAACGACGTACCGGTCGCGCAGCACCAGTCGGGGAAGCTGTCGGACATCGTGCACACGATGCTGAAGACCAGCGACAGCAACATCGCCGAGACCCTGCTGCGGATGACCGCCCTGGGCGCGGGCCGCCCCGCCACCTTCGAGGGCGGCACGGAAGTCGTACGTGACGTGCTGAGCCGGCAGTACGGCGTGTCACTCGACGGCGTCGAGATGTACGACGGCAGCGGCATGTCCCGGGCCGACCGCATGCCGGCCGCGACCCTCGCGCAGATCCTCGACCTGCTGACGGACCCCCGCTACGAGGGCACCCTCGGCTCCATCCGCGACGGCCTGCCCGTCTCCGGCGAGGCCGGCGGCACCCTCGGCCCGGAGTTGGGCCGCTTCGACGACGCGAACTCCAAGTGCGCCGTCGGCAAGGTCCACGCGAAGACCGGCACCCTCACCGGCGCGATCGCCCTGAGCGGCCTGACGCAGGGCAAGGACGGCAAGTGGAAGGTGTTCTCCTTCGTCGAGAACGGCTCCACGGCGAACACCAACGACATCAGGGACGCCATGGACGGCCTGGCCGCGACCGTGAACGGCTGCTGGGCGTAG
- a CDS encoding protein kinase: MAQQQRAQGPSDPEATGGGMSDAPEMWGNGGLVGDGRYRLTRRLGRGGMAEVFAAEDVRLGRTVAVKLLRADLAEDPVSKARFTREAQSVAGLNHHAIVAVYDSGEDFVGGQSVPYIVMEIVEGRTIRDLLLNAEAPGPEQALIIVSGVLEALAYSHQHGIVHRDIKPANVIITHNGAVKVMDFGIARALHGASTTMTQTGMVMGTPQYLSPEQALGKAVDHRSDLYATGCLLYELLALRPPFTGETPLSVVYQHVQDIPTPPSEASDACPPELDGLVMRSLAKEPDDRFQTAEEMRGLVQYGLQMLYEQGGHTGTWNTGPVDTHDGRHTPAAGMAGTAVLPHPGSDSSGTTQIPQPILPAGYGGGDDGGFEGHGNKGGGRGKLWILAVFAVIAIAAGVALALQSKDSKDPGTGTTQSPTTTSQTTDDATASETPSEDPTDEPTDTATGDDTGTGSGSDFTPSYTPSYEPTDQPTTSGPTNEPTDEPTTSAPTDEPTTSAPTDQPTTSGPTGNETGGGEVGGAGGLG; the protein is encoded by the coding sequence ATGGCACAGCAGCAGCGCGCTCAGGGCCCGTCCGACCCCGAGGCGACTGGCGGCGGGATGTCAGATGCGCCGGAAATGTGGGGTAATGGCGGGCTGGTCGGGGACGGCCGATATCGGCTGACCCGCAGACTCGGCCGGGGCGGCATGGCCGAGGTGTTCGCAGCCGAGGACGTGCGGCTCGGACGCACCGTGGCGGTCAAGTTGCTGCGCGCCGACCTTGCCGAGGACCCGGTCTCCAAGGCCCGTTTCACGCGTGAGGCCCAGTCCGTGGCCGGCCTCAACCACCACGCGATCGTCGCCGTGTACGACTCCGGCGAGGACTTCGTGGGCGGCCAGTCCGTTCCGTACATCGTGATGGAGATCGTCGAGGGACGCACGATCCGCGACCTGCTCCTGAACGCCGAGGCGCCCGGCCCCGAGCAGGCCCTGATCATCGTCTCCGGTGTGCTGGAAGCCCTCGCCTATTCGCACCAGCACGGCATCGTGCACCGCGACATCAAGCCGGCCAACGTCATCATCACGCACAACGGCGCCGTGAAGGTGATGGACTTCGGCATCGCCCGCGCCCTGCACGGCGCGTCCACGACCATGACTCAAACCGGCATGGTCATGGGCACCCCGCAGTACCTCTCCCCCGAGCAGGCACTCGGCAAGGCCGTCGACCACCGCTCCGACCTGTACGCCACGGGCTGCCTGCTCTACGAACTCCTCGCGCTCAGGCCCCCGTTCACCGGCGAGACCCCGCTGTCGGTGGTCTACCAGCACGTCCAGGACATCCCGACTCCCCCGTCCGAGGCGTCCGACGCCTGCCCGCCGGAGCTCGACGGCCTCGTCATGCGCTCGCTGGCCAAGGAGCCGGACGACCGCTTCCAGACGGCCGAGGAGATGCGCGGGCTGGTCCAGTACGGCCTGCAGATGCTGTACGAGCAGGGCGGCCACACCGGCACCTGGAACACCGGCCCCGTCGACACGCACGACGGCCGGCACACCCCGGCGGCGGGCATGGCGGGCACGGCCGTGCTGCCGCATCCCGGCTCGGACTCCTCCGGCACCACCCAGATCCCCCAGCCGATCCTGCCCGCCGGCTACGGCGGCGGGGACGACGGCGGGTTCGAGGGCCACGGCAACAAGGGCGGGGGCCGCGGCAAGCTGTGGATCCTCGCCGTGTTCGCGGTGATCGCGATCGCCGCGGGTGTGGCGCTGGCGCTCCAGAGCAAGGACTCCAAGGACCCCGGCACCGGCACCACGCAGTCGCCGACCACCACCTCGCAGACCACCGACGACGCCACGGCCAGCGAGACGCCGAGCGAGGACCCGACCGACGAGCCCACGGACACGGCCACCGGGGACGACACCGGCACCGGTTCCGGTTCGGACTTCACGCCGTCGTACACGCCCTCGTACGAGCCGACGGACCAGCCGACGACGAGCGGGCCGACGAACGAGCCGACGGACGAGCCGACGACGAGCGCGCCGACGGACGAGCCGACGACGAGCGCGCCGACGGACCAGCCGACGACCTCGGGGCCGACGGGCAACGAAACCGGCGGGGGCGAGGTCGGGGGCGCCGGCGGCCTCGGCTGA
- a CDS encoding phosphotransferase, giving the protein MPRSCVPPLVPHAPPLGALLRQYAAGAALACEPVDQGLLNRGYRLCTTRGRYFLKHHFDPETADPAAIARQHRATQSLADLGVPVAPPLTGRDGRTVAVVGGHAYALHPWIEGRHRHGGQLSTAQCGRLGALLGVVHASLERVMPTHARARAEPADGGPRAADSPDPADTCTLIDDLLARVRRHRPADSFDELARHRLLERRALLERHADRRPPRGGSVGWVHGDFHPFNLLYQGDAPAAIVDWDRLGVQPRAEEAVRAAAIFFVLPAGALDLPKVRAYARAYRRTAGATPSELAAAVHRVWWERLNDFWMLRWHYERGDTRADSQFPAASALAVWWTREYDAVRDAFAD; this is encoded by the coding sequence GTGCCGCGCTCTTGTGTACCACCCCTCGTACCTCACGCGCCCCCGCTGGGCGCTCTCCTCCGCCAGTACGCCGCCGGTGCCGCCCTCGCCTGCGAGCCCGTCGACCAGGGGCTGCTCAACCGCGGCTACCGGCTCTGTACGACCCGCGGCCGCTACTTCCTCAAGCACCACTTCGACCCCGAGACCGCCGACCCGGCCGCGATCGCCCGCCAGCACCGGGCCACCCAGAGCCTCGCCGACCTCGGCGTCCCGGTGGCGCCCCCGCTGACCGGCCGAGACGGGCGCACGGTCGCCGTCGTCGGCGGCCACGCCTACGCCCTGCACCCCTGGATCGAGGGACGGCACCGCCACGGCGGCCAGCTCAGCACCGCCCAGTGCGGGCGGCTGGGGGCGTTACTGGGGGTCGTGCACGCGAGCCTGGAGCGCGTGATGCCGACCCACGCGCGGGCGCGCGCCGAACCGGCGGACGGCGGCCCTCGCGCCGCCGACAGCCCCGACCCCGCCGACACCTGCACCCTCATCGACGACCTGCTCGCCCGCGTACGCCGGCACCGCCCCGCCGACTCCTTCGACGAACTGGCCCGCCACCGGCTCCTGGAGCGGCGCGCGCTGCTGGAGCGGCACGCCGACCGGCGGCCTCCGCGCGGGGGCTCGGTGGGGTGGGTGCACGGCGACTTCCACCCGTTCAACCTGCTCTACCAAGGGGACGCGCCCGCCGCGATCGTCGACTGGGACCGGCTCGGGGTGCAGCCCCGCGCGGAAGAGGCCGTACGCGCCGCCGCGATCTTCTTCGTCCTGCCCGCCGGCGCCCTCGACCTGCCGAAGGTGCGGGCCTACGCGCGCGCGTACCGGCGTACGGCCGGGGCCACGCCCTCCGAACTGGCAGCGGCCGTGCACCGCGTGTGGTGGGAGCGCCTCAACGACTTCTGGATGCTGCGCTGGCACTACGAGCGCGGCGACACCCGCGCGGACTCGCAGTTCCCGGCGGCATCGGCGCTCGCGGTGTGGTGGACGCGGGAGTACGACGCGGTGCGCGACGCGTTCGCCGACTGA
- a CDS encoding protein kinase — protein MSQDAAHGRYAGRALAGGRYQLRDLLGEGGMASVHLAYDAVLDRQVAVKTLHTDLGREQAFRERFRREAQAVAKLTHTNIVSVFDTGEDDLDGMTTPYIVMEYVEGRPLGSVLDQDVRQLGAMPVDKALKITADVLAALEISHEMGLVHRDIKPGNVMMTKRGVVKVMDFGIARAMQSGVTSMTQTGMVVGTPQYLSPEQALGRGVDARSDLYSVGIMLFQLVTGRLPFDADSPLAIAYAHVQEEPVAPSSINRSLPPAVDALVARALKKNPNERFPSAEAMRDECLRVASSFQAAAPSIVPGAQTPSGAGVGSAVFPPVDQGTPMPSGNVQTPYQPTPPQNPYGTPSPSAPSPAYGYPQQGGYQTPGPAGYMPQQQTPSTPPPYNLTPQTTVPSSSGGGKGNKPVVIGSIVVSIVAIGGLIAALLMNSGGDSTEAGGDSSASASASATQVAGYRGPDKSRTIEKTQCTEPEESYNDPKMVRMPDFTFKNWDSVLSCLQAAGWHYDPTRVDENTYGKDTVMKQYPTVGTDFDPKNPPEMQFELSTGNPA, from the coding sequence ATGAGCCAGGACGCCGCCCACGGCCGGTATGCGGGCCGAGCGCTCGCCGGTGGCCGCTATCAGTTGCGCGACCTGCTGGGCGAGGGCGGCATGGCCTCGGTGCACCTCGCGTACGACGCCGTGCTGGACCGGCAGGTCGCGGTCAAGACACTCCACACCGACCTCGGCCGCGAGCAGGCCTTCCGCGAGCGCTTCCGCCGTGAGGCCCAGGCCGTGGCCAAGCTCACGCACACCAACATCGTCTCGGTCTTCGACACCGGCGAGGACGATCTCGACGGGATGACCACCCCGTACATCGTCATGGAGTACGTCGAGGGCCGCCCGCTCGGCTCGGTGCTCGACCAGGACGTACGGCAGCTCGGCGCGATGCCCGTCGACAAGGCCCTGAAGATCACCGCCGATGTGCTCGCCGCGCTGGAGATCAGCCACGAGATGGGCCTGGTCCACCGGGACATCAAGCCGGGCAACGTGATGATGACCAAGCGCGGGGTCGTGAAGGTCATGGACTTCGGCATCGCGCGTGCCATGCAGTCCGGTGTCACCTCGATGACGCAGACCGGCATGGTCGTCGGCACCCCGCAGTACCTCTCGCCGGAGCAGGCGCTGGGGCGCGGGGTGGACGCGCGCTCCGACCTCTACTCGGTCGGCATCATGCTGTTCCAGCTGGTCACGGGGCGGTTGCCGTTCGACGCGGACTCGCCGCTGGCCATAGCGTACGCACACGTCCAGGAGGAGCCGGTGGCTCCTTCCTCGATCAACCGTTCGCTTCCGCCGGCCGTGGACGCGCTGGTCGCCCGCGCGCTGAAGAAGAACCCGAACGAGCGTTTCCCGAGCGCCGAGGCCATGCGCGACGAGTGCCTGCGCGTGGCGTCCTCCTTCCAGGCCGCCGCGCCGAGCATCGTCCCGGGCGCGCAGACGCCGAGCGGCGCGGGCGTCGGCTCCGCGGTGTTCCCGCCGGTCGACCAGGGCACGCCGATGCCCTCGGGCAACGTACAGACGCCGTACCAGCCGACCCCACCGCAGAACCCGTACGGCACCCCGTCGCCGTCGGCGCCTTCTCCGGCCTACGGCTACCCGCAGCAGGGCGGCTATCAGACGCCGGGCCCGGCCGGGTACATGCCGCAGCAGCAGACCCCGTCGACCCCGCCGCCGTACAACCTCACGCCCCAGACCACCGTCCCGTCCTCCTCCGGCGGCGGCAAGGGCAACAAGCCGGTCGTCATCGGCTCGATCGTGGTGTCGATCGTCGCGATCGGCGGGCTGATCGCGGCCCTGCTGATGAACAGCGGCGGGGACAGTACCGAGGCGGGCGGGGACAGCAGTGCCAGTGCCTCGGCATCGGCGACCCAGGTGGCCGGATACCGCGGGCCGGACAAGTCGCGGACCATCGAGAAGACCCAGTGCACCGAGCCGGAGGAGTCGTACAACGACCCCAAGATGGTGCGGATGCCGGACTTCACGTTCAAGAACTGGGACTCGGTCCTCTCCTGCCTCCAGGCCGCCGGGTGGCACTACGACCCAACACGCGTGGATGAGAACACGTACGGCAAGGACACGGTGATGAAGCAGTACCCCACGGTGGGCACGGACTTCGACCCGAAGAACCCGCCGGAGATGCAGTTCGAGCTCTCCACGGGCAACCCGGCCTGA
- a CDS encoding type II toxin-antitoxin system RelE/ParE family toxin, which produces MSYTIIWERAACEGLKRLRTRDGDAVGSLLKAINALTQNPEPTTSSKLGNTNLRRLRIGPYRATYEIDGGTVAIKILMIGSTAA; this is translated from the coding sequence TTGAGCTACACGATTATCTGGGAGAGGGCGGCCTGCGAAGGTCTCAAACGGCTCCGGACCCGCGACGGCGACGCAGTGGGCTCCCTCCTCAAGGCGATCAACGCCCTCACCCAGAACCCCGAACCCACGACGAGCAGCAAGCTCGGCAATACCAACCTGCGACGCCTGCGCATTGGCCCCTACCGAGCCACTTACGAGATCGACGGTGGCACGGTCGCGATCAAGATCCTGATGATCGGCAGCACGGCGGCCTGA